A single window of Gemmatimonadales bacterium DNA harbors:
- the moaA gene encoding GTP 3',8-cyclase MoaA, translating to MSLLDALGRPLGSLRLSVTDRCNMRCGYCMPNDHYVWLPRASILTFEELDRLAGVFAGLGARKVRLTGGEPLLRQHLDRLVALLSARPEIQDIALTTNGILLAEQVGALAAAGLGRITVSLDTLDPARLKLFARSDRHSAILEGIAAAVEAGFSVKLNTVVIRGYNDDEVVPLLSYARERGLELRFIEYMDVGGATGWREGAVVPREEILRVVAEAFGPVVALDGRGGAPAEQFRLEDGSVFGIIASTTAPFCGKCDRSRITADGTWFRCLYADDGLDLRTPLRDGATDGDLRLLITGVWQARMDRGAENRLAEPRRGALYALDGLRADPRREMHTRGG from the coding sequence ATGAGCCTGCTTGACGCGCTGGGGCGGCCGCTTGGCAGTCTCAGGTTGTCGGTAACCGACCGCTGCAACATGCGGTGCGGTTACTGCATGCCTAACGATCACTATGTCTGGTTGCCCCGCGCCTCGATCCTGACGTTCGAGGAACTCGATCGTCTCGCTGGCGTCTTTGCCGGTCTGGGCGCGCGCAAGGTCCGGCTGACGGGCGGCGAACCCTTGCTCAGGCAGCATCTGGACCGGCTGGTCGCGCTGCTGTCGGCGCGCCCTGAGATCCAGGACATCGCGCTCACCACCAATGGGATTCTGCTGGCGGAACAGGTTGGGGCACTGGCGGCAGCCGGTCTCGGCCGCATTACCGTGAGCCTCGACACGCTGGATCCGGCCCGTCTCAAGCTCTTTGCCCGATCCGACCGTCATAGCGCCATTCTCGAGGGCATCGCCGCAGCTGTCGAAGCCGGATTCAGCGTCAAACTCAATACGGTGGTGATTCGCGGCTACAATGATGATGAGGTGGTGCCGCTGCTCAGCTACGCGCGCGAACGGGGCCTGGAATTGCGGTTCATCGAATACATGGATGTGGGCGGCGCGACCGGCTGGCGCGAAGGGGCGGTCGTGCCCCGCGAGGAGATTCTTCGGGTCGTTGCCGAGGCGTTCGGTCCGGTGGTGGCGCTCGACGGCCGCGGCGGTGCGCCGGCCGAGCAGTTCCGGCTGGAGGATGGGAGCGTCTTCGGAATCATTGCGTCGACCACGGCCCCCTTCTGCGGCAAGTGTGACCGGAGCCGAATCACGGCGGACGGCACCTGGTTCCGGTGCCTCTACGCCGACGACGGACTCGACCTGAGGACACCGCTTCGCGATGGGGCAACCGACGGCGACCTCCGGCTGCTGATCACCGGAGTCTGGCAGGCTCGGATGGATCGCGGCGCGGAGAACCGGCTGGCCGAGCCGCGTCGGGGCGCGCTCTACGCGCTGGATGGCCTGCGCGCCGATCCGCGACGCGAAATGCACACGCGCGGAGGCTAG
- a CDS encoding tRNA (cytidine(34)-2'-O)-methyltransferase encodes MTLHVALIEPEIPPNTGNIARLCAATDVALHLIGPLGFSVDDAQVRRAGLDYWPHVDLWVHANWFGFRDAISRERCLYFSARAERPFWEAPYRTNSCLVFGNETGGMPDRILAKHPDRCYTIPMPGRGVRSLNLATAVGIVLYEGIRQLGVEGVAPAGPSRSSRRAK; translated from the coding sequence GTGACCCTGCACGTCGCGTTGATCGAGCCGGAGATCCCGCCCAACACCGGGAACATCGCACGTCTGTGCGCCGCCACCGATGTCGCGCTCCATTTGATCGGGCCGCTCGGGTTTTCCGTCGACGACGCGCAGGTTCGCCGGGCCGGGCTCGACTACTGGCCCCATGTGGACCTCTGGGTTCACGCGAACTGGTTCGGGTTCCGCGACGCGATCAGTCGGGAGCGCTGCCTCTATTTCTCGGCCCGGGCGGAACGGCCCTTCTGGGAGGCGCCGTACCGGACCAACAGCTGTCTCGTGTTCGGGAACGAGACTGGCGGCATGCCTGATCGGATTTTGGCCAAGCACCCGGATCGCTGCTATACCATCCCAATGCCGGGCCGGGGCGTTCGGAGCCTCAATCTGGCAACCGCGGTGGGTATCGTGCTCTACGAAGGGATTCGTCAGCTGGGGGTGGAAGGGGTCGCTCCGGCCGGTCCTTCTCGATCTTCGCGGCGAGCGAAGTAA
- the mdh gene encoding malate dehydrogenase yields the protein MFNKITVVGAGNVGATAAQRLAEKNLARTIVMVDVVEGVPQGKALDQWQSGPIEGYDARIYGANDYEAARDSELFVVTAGIARKPGMSRDDLVKTNAGIVKSVSAEIARVAPNSIIIVVSNPLDVMCYVAMKASGFPRERVLGMAGVLDTARYRMFLAEAANVSVEDIQAMVLGGHGDTMVPLISYTTVSGIPITQLLDADTLGKIVDRTRNGGAEIVKHLKTGSAYYAPSAAAVQMVEAIVLDKKRILPSAAWLQGEYGLTDVYCGVPCKLGRGGLEQIIDVTLTEQERKDLHASAEQVRSLQTVVGL from the coding sequence ATGTTCAACAAGATTACTGTCGTCGGCGCTGGCAACGTAGGTGCCACTGCCGCTCAACGTTTGGCAGAGAAGAACCTCGCTCGGACCATCGTGATGGTTGACGTGGTCGAGGGCGTGCCGCAGGGCAAGGCGCTGGATCAGTGGCAGTCGGGCCCGATCGAAGGCTACGACGCGCGGATCTATGGGGCCAACGATTACGAGGCCGCGCGCGACTCCGAGCTCTTTGTCGTCACCGCGGGCATAGCTCGGAAGCCCGGGATGAGCCGGGACGATTTGGTCAAGACCAACGCGGGAATCGTCAAGTCCGTCTCGGCCGAGATTGCGCGGGTGGCACCCAACTCGATCATCATCGTGGTGTCGAATCCGCTCGACGTAATGTGTTACGTCGCCATGAAGGCCAGCGGCTTCCCGCGCGAGCGGGTGCTCGGCATGGCGGGTGTGCTGGACACGGCTCGGTACCGCATGTTCCTGGCCGAAGCGGCCAATGTGTCCGTCGAGGACATCCAGGCGATGGTGCTGGGCGGTCACGGCGATACCATGGTCCCCCTGATTTCCTACACCACCGTGTCGGGCATTCCGATCACCCAGTTGCTCGATGCCGATACCCTGGGGAAGATCGTCGACCGGACCCGGAATGGGGGCGCCGAGATCGTCAAGCACCTGAAGACGGGTTCGGCCTACTACGCACCGAGTGCGGCCGCGGTTCAGATGGTCGAGGCCATCGTGCTCGACAAGAAGCGGATTCTGCCGAGTGCGGCCTGGTTGCAGGGCGAGTACGGGCTCACCGACGTCTACTGCGGCGTGCCGTGCAAGCTGGGGAGGGGTGGCTTGGAGCAGATCATCGATGTGACGCTGACCGAGCAGGAGCGAAAGGACCTGCACGCCTCGGCTGAGCAGGTTCGATCGCTCCAGACCGTCGTCGGCCTTTGA
- a CDS encoding succinate dehydrogenase cytochrome b subunit: MAVTGIILVGYIVVHMVGNLLVFRGQQAMNDYAHMLQSNLPLVWTVRVILLVAAIFHIHAAYTLSRLARAARPERYAGLKAQASTWSARGMRIGGVLLVVFIVFHILHLTTGDVLAAQFVRGDVYQNVVRSFSIVWVAVFYVVAMLALAFHLHHGIWSLFQTVGANHPNLNPTRRKLAWLLSVVVPVGFAAVPLAIVFGMVR, translated from the coding sequence ATGGCGGTAACCGGGATCATCCTGGTCGGGTACATCGTCGTTCACATGGTCGGTAACCTGCTGGTCTTCCGGGGCCAGCAGGCCATGAACGACTACGCCCACATGCTCCAGAGCAACCTGCCGTTGGTCTGGACCGTGCGGGTCATCCTGCTGGTAGCCGCAATCTTCCACATTCACGCAGCCTACACGCTCTCGCGGCTGGCTCGAGCGGCGCGTCCGGAGCGGTATGCCGGGCTCAAAGCCCAGGCCTCGACCTGGTCGGCACGCGGGATGCGCATCGGTGGCGTGCTGCTCGTCGTCTTCATCGTCTTTCATATTCTTCACCTCACCACTGGAGATGTTCTTGCTGCGCAATTCGTGCGCGGCGACGTGTACCAGAACGTGGTACGCAGCTTCTCCATTGTCTGGGTTGCGGTGTTTTATGTGGTCGCCATGCTTGCGCTGGCCTTTCACCTCCATCACGGCATCTGGAGCCTCTTCCAGACCGTGGGAGCCAACCACCCCAATCTGAATCCGACTCGGCGGAAGCTCGCCTGGCTGCTGTCGGTTGTGGTTCCCGTTGGGTTTGCGGCGGTGCCGCTGGCGATCGTCTTCGGGATGGTTCGGTAA
- a CDS encoding fumarate reductase/succinate dehydrogenase flavoprotein subunit → MELNARIPSGPIEQKWDRHKFDLKLVNPANKRKYSIIVVGSGLAGGAAAASLGELGYRVRCFCIQDSPRRAHSIAAQGGINAAKNYQNDGDSIYRLFYDTVKGGDFRAREANVYRLAQVSVDIIDQCVAQGVPFAREYGGLLANRSFGGAQVSRTFYARGQTGQQLLLGAYSALERQVAAGTVTMHDRTEMLDLIVEDGRAVGIVTRNLVTGNVESVFADAVVLATGGYGNVFYLSTNAKGSNVTASFRAYKRGAAFGNPCYTQIHPTCIPMSGDYQSKLTLMSESLRNDGRVWVPKAHGDKRAASDIPESERDYYLERKYPSYGNLCPRDIASRAAKEVCDEGRGVGETGLGVYLDFADAIRRLGEDKIRERYGNLFDMYERITGENPYRVPMRIYPAVHYTMGGLWVDYNLMSSVPGLFVLGEANFSDHGANRLGASALMQGLADGYFIIPYTIGNYLAGVKPGSWRADGAEARAAERDAAARISRLLDVNGNRTVDSFHRELGRIMWEDCGMARSAGSLQHALAEIPRLREEFWRSVRVTGRGEEFNQALEKAGRVADFLEFAELMCRDAHHREESCGGHFRTEHQTPDGEAERDDENFCYVAAWEYRGDNQAPALHREPLEFENVKLATRSYK, encoded by the coding sequence ATGGAATTGAACGCACGGATCCCGAGCGGGCCGATCGAGCAGAAATGGGATCGGCACAAGTTCGACCTCAAGCTGGTCAACCCGGCCAACAAACGGAAATACTCGATCATCGTCGTCGGCTCCGGCCTCGCGGGCGGGGCGGCCGCCGCCTCGCTTGGCGAGCTGGGCTATCGGGTTCGCTGCTTCTGCATTCAGGACTCGCCGCGGCGGGCTCACAGCATCGCGGCGCAGGGCGGGATCAACGCAGCCAAGAACTACCAGAACGACGGTGACAGCATCTACCGGCTGTTCTACGACACGGTCAAGGGCGGCGACTTCCGGGCCCGCGAGGCCAATGTCTACCGTCTGGCCCAGGTCAGTGTCGACATCATCGATCAGTGTGTGGCGCAAGGCGTGCCATTTGCCCGCGAGTACGGTGGCTTGCTTGCCAATCGGTCGTTTGGTGGTGCGCAGGTTTCCCGGACCTTCTACGCCCGCGGGCAGACCGGCCAGCAGCTCCTGCTCGGTGCGTACAGTGCGCTCGAGCGTCAGGTTGCGGCCGGTACGGTCACCATGCACGACCGGACCGAAATGCTCGACCTGATCGTCGAGGACGGCCGGGCCGTCGGAATCGTGACCCGCAATCTGGTGACGGGCAACGTCGAGTCGGTCTTTGCCGACGCCGTGGTGCTCGCCACCGGCGGGTATGGCAACGTGTTCTATCTCTCGACCAACGCGAAGGGCTCCAACGTCACGGCCAGTTTCCGGGCCTACAAGCGTGGCGCAGCGTTCGGCAATCCGTGCTATACCCAGATCCACCCGACCTGCATTCCGATGAGCGGCGACTATCAGTCGAAGCTCACCCTGATGAGTGAGTCGCTTCGTAACGACGGTCGGGTCTGGGTTCCCAAGGCCCACGGCGACAAGCGGGCGGCCAGCGACATCCCGGAGTCCGAGCGCGACTACTACCTCGAGCGCAAGTATCCGAGCTACGGGAACCTCTGCCCCCGGGACATCGCGTCGCGCGCGGCCAAGGAAGTCTGTGACGAGGGCCGCGGTGTCGGAGAGACCGGACTCGGTGTCTACCTCGACTTTGCCGATGCGATTCGTCGACTCGGTGAAGACAAGATTCGCGAGCGCTACGGCAACCTGTTCGACATGTATGAACGGATCACCGGTGAGAATCCGTATCGGGTCCCGATGCGAATCTACCCGGCTGTTCACTACACCATGGGCGGGTTGTGGGTCGACTACAACCTGATGAGCAGCGTGCCCGGACTCTTCGTTCTGGGCGAGGCCAACTTCTCGGATCACGGGGCGAATCGCCTCGGTGCCAGCGCGCTGATGCAGGGACTCGCCGATGGCTACTTCATCATCCCGTACACCATCGGCAACTACCTCGCGGGGGTCAAACCCGGATCCTGGCGCGCGGATGGCGCCGAGGCGCGGGCTGCGGAGCGGGATGCTGCGGCGCGAATCAGTCGGTTGCTCGACGTCAACGGCAACCGCACGGTCGACTCATTTCACCGCGAACTCGGCCGGATCATGTGGGAGGACTGCGGGATGGCACGCTCCGCCGGAAGCCTGCAGCATGCGCTGGCGGAGATTCCCCGGCTCCGCGAGGAGTTCTGGCGTTCGGTTCGGGTCACCGGGCGGGGCGAGGAGTTCAATCAGGCGCTCGAAAAGGCCGGCCGGGTGGCTGATTTCCTGGAGTTTGCGGAGCTGATGTGCCGCGATGCTCACCACCGGGAGGAGTCGTGCGGCGGCCATTTCCGAACCGAACATCAGACCCCCGACGGCGAGGCCGAGCGGGACGATGAGAACTTCTGCTACGTTGCCGCCTGGGAGTATCGGGGCGACAACCAGGCTCCAGCGCTGCATCGGGAGCCGCTCGAGTTCGAAAACGTCAAGCTTGCAACCCGCAGCTACAAGTAG
- a CDS encoding succinate dehydrogenase/fumarate reductase iron-sulfur subunit, which produces MRITLKVWRQEGPNSGGRFETHIANDVSPDMSFLEMMDVVNEGLIEEGRDPIAFDHDCREGICGMCSMVIDGVPHGPHKATTTCQLHMRSFSDGDTVTVEPFRARGFPIVRDLAVDRSALDRIIQAGGYVSVATGNAPDANSVPISKEAADRAMDVAQCIGCGACVAACPNASAMLFVGAKVSHLGLLPQGQPERYRRTLAMVTQMDIEEFGGCSNYGECEAACPKEIGVWAIARMNADFVKGSALARNDARNGSDGA; this is translated from the coding sequence ATGCGAATTACTCTGAAAGTCTGGCGCCAGGAAGGCCCGAACAGCGGGGGCCGATTCGAGACCCATATCGCCAACGATGTCAGTCCCGACATGTCGTTTCTCGAGATGATGGACGTCGTCAACGAAGGGCTGATCGAGGAGGGGCGTGATCCGATTGCGTTCGATCACGATTGCCGCGAAGGTATCTGCGGTATGTGCAGCATGGTGATCGACGGGGTGCCGCATGGTCCGCACAAAGCGACCACCACCTGCCAGCTCCATATGCGGTCCTTCTCCGACGGTGACACGGTCACGGTCGAGCCGTTCCGTGCGCGCGGCTTCCCGATCGTGCGGGACCTCGCGGTCGACCGCTCGGCGCTCGATCGGATCATTCAGGCGGGCGGCTATGTCAGCGTCGCGACCGGCAACGCACCGGACGCCAACTCGGTGCCGATCTCGAAAGAGGCGGCCGATCGAGCGATGGACGTGGCTCAGTGCATCGGCTGCGGAGCGTGCGTGGCGGCCTGTCCCAACGCCAGTGCGATGCTGTTCGTCGGCGCCAAGGTCAGCCATCTCGGGCTGCTGCCGCAGGGGCAGCCGGAGCGGTATCGGCGGACCCTTGCAATGGTCACGCAGATGGATATCGAAGAGTTCGGTGGCTGCAGCAACTATGGTGAATGCGAAGCCGCCTGCCCGAAGGAGATCGGGGTATGGGCGATTGCCCGGATGAACGCGGACTTCGTCAAAGGGTCGGCGTTGGCCCGCAACGACGCGCGGAACGGCAGCGACGGCGCATAG
- a CDS encoding toll/interleukin-1 receptor domain-containing protein, with amino-acid sequence MSHAVFVSYSSHDQATAAQVVAELEAAGIRCWIAPRDIKAGDVWAHAIVDAIAAARVFVLVFSAHANRSGHVLNELDAAVRRGATVIPVRIENVMPDRAMEYHLQSRHWLDVLEPNRPQGLANLKQAISTVLGDGSRRVDELTRIGPLPPPPQPPPRSVRRSRLPLLAALGVALLAMAGFGFWRLAAARAGPVFTPFDFRASTAGSEFRTTIRPTRLRFFEGPQQTPVFNQRRYGLRFTAAQTRYIYTEVTLELDPPGRPIYVPLACTIYGPTADNIEATFTLGNRIAGDASSWYNSYGWGRDPAGAWKPGSYRAECLYGQKVVARAGFEVLE; translated from the coding sequence ATGTCACACGCGGTCTTCGTTTCGTATTCCAGCCACGATCAGGCAACGGCTGCTCAAGTCGTCGCCGAGCTCGAGGCGGCTGGGATCCGATGCTGGATTGCCCCGCGCGACATCAAGGCGGGCGACGTCTGGGCTCACGCCATCGTCGACGCGATTGCCGCTGCGCGCGTCTTCGTTCTGGTATTCTCAGCCCACGCCAACCGGTCGGGGCATGTGCTCAATGAACTCGACGCCGCCGTCCGCCGTGGTGCCACCGTCATCCCGGTTCGGATCGAGAACGTGATGCCCGATCGCGCCATGGAGTATCATCTCCAAAGCCGCCACTGGCTCGACGTCCTGGAACCGAATCGCCCGCAGGGGTTGGCCAACCTCAAGCAGGCCATCTCGACCGTTCTGGGCGACGGGAGCCGTCGGGTCGACGAGCTGACCAGAATTGGACCGCTGCCCCCTCCTCCCCAGCCCCCCCCGCGATCGGTACGGCGGAGTCGGCTTCCCTTGCTGGCGGCACTTGGTGTTGCGTTGCTTGCGATGGCCGGGTTCGGGTTCTGGCGCCTGGCCGCGGCGCGGGCCGGTCCGGTCTTCACACCGTTCGATTTCCGCGCGAGCACGGCGGGGTCGGAATTCCGCACCACGATTCGTCCGACCCGGCTTCGCTTCTTCGAAGGTCCGCAGCAAACGCCCGTGTTCAATCAGCGACGGTACGGACTGCGCTTCACCGCTGCCCAGACTCGCTACATCTATACCGAGGTGACGCTCGAGCTCGATCCGCCCGGTCGACCGATCTATGTCCCCCTCGCCTGCACCATTTACGGACCGACGGCCGACAACATCGAAGCCACCTTTACGCTCGGAAACCGGATCGCTGGTGACGCCTCGAGCTGGTACAACAGCTACGGCTGGGGTCGCGACCCGGCTGGCGCCTGGAAACCGGGATCATACCGGGCGGAGTGCCTCTACGGCCAAAAGGTCGTCGCACGCGCCGGCTTCGAGGTCTTGGAATAG
- a CDS encoding dCTP deaminase → MSIKSDRWIRRMAAEYHMIEPFVENQVRQVDAQGRKVISYGVSSYGYDMRVAPEFKIFTNVLSAIVDPKEFDSRSFVEFEGDVCIVPPNSFALARSVEYFRIPRNVLTICVGKSTYARCGIITNVTPFEPEWEGHVTLEISNTTPLPARVYANEGICQVLFFEADEDDICETSYRDKAGKYQGQKGVTLPRL, encoded by the coding sequence ATGTCCATCAAGTCAGACCGGTGGATTCGCCGGATGGCCGCCGAGTACCACATGATCGAGCCTTTCGTCGAGAACCAGGTCCGCCAGGTCGACGCGCAGGGTCGGAAGGTCATCTCCTACGGCGTCTCGTCCTACGGCTACGACATGCGGGTCGCCCCGGAGTTCAAGATCTTCACCAACGTGTTGTCGGCCATCGTCGACCCCAAAGAGTTCGACTCGCGAAGCTTCGTCGAGTTCGAGGGTGACGTCTGCATCGTCCCGCCCAACAGCTTTGCGCTGGCCCGGTCGGTAGAGTACTTCCGGATTCCCCGAAACGTACTGACCATTTGTGTCGGCAAGTCGACCTATGCCCGCTGCGGAATCATTACGAACGTGACCCCGTTCGAGCCGGAATGGGAAGGGCACGTGACCCTCGAAATCTCCAACACTACCCCCTTGCCCGCCCGGGTCTATGCCAACGAAGGCATCTGCCAGGTGCTCTTCTTCGAGGCGGACGAGGACGATATCTGCGAAACCAGCTATCGAGACAAAGCCGGGAAATACCAGGGACAGAAGGGCGTCACCCTACCCCGACTCTGA
- a CDS encoding NADH-quinone oxidoreductase subunit A, protein MLRSYSPLLILIAFVAANAIMMLGVSHIFSTYRRTAVKVAPYESGIPALGDTRERFSVKFYLVAMLFIIFDIEAVFLIPWAVAFSQFKDITGLLLIEILIFVGILGVGYVYVWKRGALQWD, encoded by the coding sequence ATGCTTCGGTCGTATTCTCCCCTCCTCATTTTGATCGCCTTCGTGGCAGCAAACGCGATCATGATGCTCGGAGTGTCGCACATCTTCTCGACGTACCGTCGAACCGCCGTGAAGGTGGCGCCGTATGAGTCCGGCATTCCGGCCTTGGGCGACACGCGCGAGCGGTTCTCGGTCAAGTTCTATCTGGTCGCGATGCTGTTCATCATCTTCGACATCGAGGCCGTGTTCCTGATTCCCTGGGCTGTGGCGTTCAGCCAGTTCAAGGACATCACAGGGCTGCTGCTGATCGAGATTCTCATCTTCGTCGGGATTCTCGGTGTCGGCTATGTGTACGTGTGGAAGCGAGGTGCCTTGCAATGGGATTGA